In one Staphylococcus lutrae genomic region, the following are encoded:
- the gtfA gene encoding accessory Sec system glycosyltransferase GtfA, whose product MTIYNINFGIGWASSGVEYAQMYRAKLLRAINAPIKFVFLEFMSSENLQTLTENIGFKDEEVIWLYQFFTDVKIAPTTYTIDDIKASVHEEIVEEKKSGRVCWLTLSNNPSSFITCYLKDENDILVDCAEFVIDGKLVRKDYYSYVRIFSEYYAPFEDKAKLFMRQFYNEDGSVAYTEYIDGKTNVYVLKDEVLYTEEDFVAYFFRKLNLTADDIVIYDRASKVGQAMMQNSGPSKQGVVVHAEHFSENATDAHHILWNNYYEYQFTKHREIDFYITATERQKEILTQQFQQYLNAEPKIFTIPVGSLEILRGQESDRKPYAMVTASRLASEKHIDWLVRAALIAKKEVPELTLDIYGEGGERAMLQTLIRDNGAEDYIRLLGHQKLDEVYEQYDLFVAASTSEGFGLTLMEAVGSGLGMLGFDVNYGNPTFIEDGKNGYLIPIDHKEESNEEIVKRFAAHMVKYFKEGPVNPHAASYQIASPYLSENIQGKWKDLIEEVLHG is encoded by the coding sequence TTGACTATTTATAATATTAATTTTGGTATTGGTTGGGCGAGTAGTGGTGTAGAATATGCACAAATGTATCGTGCCAAGCTTTTACGTGCAATCAATGCGCCAATAAAATTTGTGTTTTTAGAATTTATGAGTTCTGAAAACTTGCAAACATTGACAGAGAATATAGGCTTTAAAGACGAAGAAGTCATTTGGTTATATCAATTTTTTACTGATGTTAAAATTGCGCCTACAACTTATACAATTGATGACATTAAAGCATCGGTGCATGAGGAAATCGTGGAAGAAAAAAAATCAGGGCGTGTTTGTTGGCTTACATTAAGCAACAATCCGAGTAGTTTTATTACGTGTTATTTAAAAGATGAAAACGATATACTCGTCGATTGTGCTGAATTTGTTATCGATGGTAAGCTGGTACGGAAAGATTATTACAGCTATGTCCGAATTTTTTCAGAGTATTATGCCCCTTTTGAAGATAAAGCGAAACTGTTTATGCGTCAATTTTACAATGAGGATGGTTCTGTAGCCTACACTGAGTATATTGATGGGAAAACGAACGTCTATGTCTTAAAAGATGAGGTGTTGTACACTGAGGAAGATTTTGTCGCATATTTTTTCCGCAAGTTAAATTTGACGGCAGATGATATTGTTATTTATGATAGGGCTTCTAAAGTGGGGCAAGCGATGATGCAAAACAGTGGACCAAGTAAACAAGGGGTTGTCGTTCATGCCGAACATTTCAGTGAAAATGCGACAGATGCACATCACATTTTGTGGAATAACTATTATGAATATCAATTTACAAAGCATCGAGAAATCGACTTTTATATTACTGCAACAGAGCGTCAAAAAGAAATATTGACGCAACAGTTTCAACAGTATTTGAATGCAGAACCTAAAATTTTTACGATACCTGTGGGCAGTTTGGAGATATTACGTGGACAAGAAAGTGATAGAAAACCTTATGCGATGGTCACTGCTTCAAGACTAGCTAGTGAAAAACATATCGACTGGCTTGTGCGTGCAGCCCTTATTGCCAAAAAGGAAGTGCCAGAGTTAACATTAGATATTTATGGTGAAGGTGGCGAAAGAGCGATGCTTCAAACGTTAATACGTGACAATGGAGCAGAGGATTATATTCGCTTGTTAGGTCATCAAAAACTTGATGAGGTTTATGAACAGTATGATTTATTTGTCGCTGCGTCTACGAGTGAAGGTTTTGGTTTGACGTTAATGGAAGCCGTGGGATCTGGACTAGGTATGTTAGGTTTTGATGTGAACTACGGAAACCCGACTTTCATTGAAGATGGAAAAAATGGTTATCTTATTCCAATCGATCATAAAGAGGAAAGTAACGAAGAGATTGTTAAACGGTTTGCAGCGCATATGGTGAAATATTTTAAAGAGGGACCTGTAAATCCACATGCGGCGTCGTACCAAATTGCAAGCCCATACTTATCAGAAAATATCCAAGGTAAGTGGAAAGATTTAATAGAAGAGGTGCTTCATGGTTAA
- the secY2 gene encoding accessory Sec system protein translocase subunit SecY2: MFTMFVLLIYIIGSHIPLVAESAMTKGTSSFYRLAVSNMGGNIVRLNVFSLGLGPWLTAMLILSLLSYKNMERAMRQTRAEKHYKEKLLTLILCFLQGVFVLNQFVVQEALSMSNKALFLLILIAGAMFMMWLADQNVRHGIAGPMPIVMLSIVSAMFNQRFIHPNLATITLITMLMLLLLALFTLLMIELIEYRTTYRDIMEIKQDDSVHYLAWKLNPSGSITIMIGLSVFLILNSAVSLIVHFAIDQPVHITLFSFDNVIGISFYLILQIILGYFLSRIMINTRQTAKNFLKSGNYFVGVRPGLPTAMYLDHHAKRVCWFGTVMVGLIIGVPLYASLWVPHLSQQIYLAVQMIILVYIGINIADTFRTYLYFDKYKQFLNKYW; this comes from the coding sequence ATGTTCACTATGTTCGTTTTATTGATATACATAATCGGAAGTCATATTCCGCTTGTTGCTGAGAGTGCAATGACAAAGGGAACATCTTCATTTTATCGTCTGGCTGTTTCGAATATGGGTGGTAATATTGTGCGTCTTAATGTTTTTTCATTGGGTTTAGGTCCGTGGTTGACAGCAATGCTCATTCTTAGTTTATTGTCATATAAAAATATGGAGAGGGCGATGCGGCAAACGAGAGCAGAAAAACATTATAAGGAGAAGTTGCTCACGCTGATACTCTGTTTTCTGCAAGGAGTATTTGTATTGAATCAATTCGTTGTTCAAGAAGCGTTGAGTATGTCGAATAAAGCGCTATTCTTATTGATTTTGATAGCGGGCGCGATGTTTATGATGTGGCTTGCTGATCAAAATGTCAGACATGGGATTGCTGGTCCGATGCCGATTGTGATGCTTAGTATTGTTAGTGCCATGTTTAATCAACGCTTTATTCATCCTAATTTGGCAACGATTACATTAATAACGATGTTGATGTTACTTTTACTCGCATTGTTCACATTATTAATGATTGAGTTAATCGAGTATCGTACGACATACCGAGATATTATGGAAATCAAGCAAGATGATAGCGTTCATTACTTAGCGTGGAAGTTGAATCCATCTGGCAGTATTACAATTATGATTGGATTATCTGTATTTTTAATTTTGAATAGTGCGGTCAGTTTGATTGTGCATTTTGCGATAGATCAGCCTGTCCATATTACGCTGTTTTCATTTGATAATGTGATAGGAATCAGCTTTTATCTCATATTACAAATCATATTAGGCTACTTTTTATCGCGGATAATGATTAACACGAGACAGACGGCCAAAAACTTTTTGAAGAGTGGGAATTATTTTGTGGGGGTGCGTCCAGGTTTACCGACAGCCATGTATTTGGATCATCATGCGAAGCGTGTCTGTTGGTTTGGAACAGTGATGGTGGGTCTTATCATTGGTGTCCCTTTATATGCTTCCTTATGGGTTCCCCACTTATCACAACAAATTTATTTAGCAGTACAGATGATTATTTTAGTTTACATCGGTATTAATATTGCAGATACATTTAGAACATATCTTTATTTTGATAAATACAAACAATTTTTAAACAAGTATTGGTGA
- the asp1 gene encoding accessory Sec system protein Asp1, whose amino-acid sequence MMKCFVPAWYSEEKWWISEEKAPFYEKAVTEFDDSISLMGMHVQNKQPFKMLILSYSPSLRLFLHRHDLYEATYWSLFDYIQGFQHQTPKPIDYRELDWPVGTEFMYTFYYIRAITSAHTYTNLYFNQEGYLMWMVSFVNNVKQRCYYFDDRGFLSSLIIYDEKGDANKHYYMTFDGDWVMKEDVTTGEVMIHPKYQHRFESPIYRHMTEVIRERLADYFKMDASSLDRMIVASDHRHNEMIAAHVDSSRLCFSVFEQRMSALDEAYASSMDKGQYWLVDTLKNQHLLTQYRQKCALDNDVLRITPFDVQMIQNHSGQRHEIQIGIWVDGIERATLDKMMTQFEHERFKSLELRFVLMSRMASPHIDWVEDAAKDYLERWTKNDPNHVSLDRPPSKEESTAVLVKRMPFESQLIELMSRLRLVIDMGAEPNLFLQICAIGAGVPQINCCETDYVKHGKNGYVIQNIHDMCQGIDYFLNRLKNWNQSFAYSMKLAKHYASDQIIKQLDAWLVRETDE is encoded by the coding sequence ATGATGAAATGTTTCGTACCGGCTTGGTATAGTGAGGAAAAATGGTGGATAAGTGAAGAAAAAGCGCCGTTTTATGAGAAGGCGGTTACAGAGTTTGATGATTCGATTAGTTTAATGGGGATGCATGTGCAAAATAAACAGCCCTTTAAAATGTTAATTCTGAGTTACAGTCCATCGCTACGTTTGTTTTTGCATCGGCATGACTTATATGAAGCAACTTATTGGTCGTTGTTCGATTATATCCAGGGATTCCAGCATCAAACGCCAAAACCTATCGATTATCGGGAATTGGATTGGCCTGTAGGAACAGAGTTTATGTATACCTTTTATTATATCCGTGCCATTACAAGTGCGCATACGTATACCAACCTTTACTTCAATCAAGAAGGGTATCTCATGTGGATGGTGTCATTTGTCAATAATGTCAAGCAAAGGTGTTATTACTTTGATGATCGTGGTTTTTTGTCAAGTCTCATCATATACGACGAAAAAGGGGATGCTAATAAACATTACTATATGACATTTGACGGAGATTGGGTCATGAAGGAGGATGTCACGACGGGTGAAGTGATGATTCATCCCAAATATCAACATCGCTTTGAAAGTCCTATTTATCGTCATATGACTGAGGTGATTCGTGAAAGATTAGCTGATTATTTTAAAATGGATGCGTCATCATTGGATAGGATGATTGTCGCTTCAGATCACCGACATAATGAGATGATTGCCGCACATGTCGATTCGAGTCGATTATGTTTTTCTGTTTTTGAGCAACGAATGTCAGCATTAGACGAAGCGTATGCATCATCTATGGACAAAGGGCAATATTGGTTAGTAGATACATTAAAAAACCAACATTTGTTGACGCAATATCGGCAGAAATGCGCATTAGATAATGATGTCTTGCGCATTACACCGTTTGATGTTCAGATGATCCAAAATCATAGTGGTCAACGTCATGAAATACAGATTGGTATATGGGTGGATGGTATAGAGCGAGCCACGCTGGATAAGATGATGACACAATTTGAGCACGAGCGATTTAAATCTTTGGAATTGCGTTTTGTTTTAATGAGTAGAATGGCTTCCCCTCATATCGATTGGGTAGAAGACGCTGCGAAAGATTACCTTGAACGATGGACTAAAAACGATCCCAACCACGTGTCTTTAGACCGTCCGCCGTCAAAGGAGGAATCTACAGCGGTATTGGTGAAGCGTATGCCGTTTGAAAGTCAGCTTATTGAATTGATGTCGAGATTAAGGTTAGTGATAGATATGGGGGCAGAACCGAATTTGTTTTTACAGATTTGTGCTATTGGTGCGGGTGTGCCACAAATTAATTGTTGTGAAACAGATTATGTGAAACATGGAAAAAACGGCTACGTCATTCAGAACATTCATGATATGTGTCAAGGAATAGATTATTTTTTAAATCGACTGAAGAATTGGAACCAGTCTTTTGCATATTCAATGAAATTAGCAAAACATTATGCATCTGATCAAATTATAAAACAGCTAGATGCATGGTTAGTGAGGGAGACAGATGAGTAA
- the secA2 gene encoding accessory Sec system translocase SecA2 — translation MTNLMQETINRLRLNRLSKILQQINAYEPLFRELNDEALRQKTQTFKVRLEQNEATLDALLPEAYAVVREACRRVLGMFPKDVQVLGAIVLHEGNIAEMQTGEGKTLTATLPLYLNGLTGKGVYLITTNDYLAKRDYLEMKPLFEWLGLTIALGFSDYSNNEYKAKDKQVVYRHDIIYTTGGRLGFDYLIDNLADSKEGKYLPPLYYGIIDEVDSIILDSAQTPLVISGAPRLQSNLFGVVKTFVETLIEDQHFKIKKTKKEIWLTPQGMDAANAYFGVDNIYDASYFDLVRHINLALRARHVFENNYDYFVFQGEVVLIDRITGRMMPGTKLQSGLHQSIEAKEGVEISNDMSVMATITFQHLFKLFERFSGMSATSQLGEKEFLELYTKMVVQIPTHRPIQRKDLPDRVFRSMDDKKHEIIEEVKALHASQRPVLVITRTAELAEYFSSKFFELDIPNNLLIAQNVAKEAQMIAEAGQLSAVTVATSMAGRGTDIKLGKGVKALGGLAVIICEHMENSRVDRQLRGRAGRQGDPGTSQIYISLDDYILKRWGEGSAERIERFAQFDNETLQQSRLFERSIQKMVQRAQRVAEEQGMQAREMSNEYEKSISVQRDLIYAERNRILDMTTVVQQQLDALAEDVFHDMLSRTVVSESVLMDYIYKNLSFQFTDDLSTLNVKDLNTVKQCLVQQFQIRMKQQRGQLNGYFYTQFVKKVILKAIDSNWIQQVDHLQKLKGSINARQSGKRNTTFEYHRVALESFEKMTVRIKKDIVKYLCQSMTSFDGDNRLIVHFPN, via the coding sequence ATGACCAACCTTATGCAAGAAACGATTAACCGATTACGTCTCAATCGTTTGAGCAAAATTTTGCAGCAGATTAATGCTTACGAACCGCTATTTCGAGAGTTAAATGATGAAGCACTCCGCCAAAAGACACAAACATTTAAAGTACGACTTGAACAAAATGAGGCGACTTTGGACGCACTATTGCCTGAAGCGTATGCTGTAGTGAGAGAAGCGTGTCGACGTGTATTAGGGATGTTTCCTAAAGATGTACAAGTATTAGGCGCAATTGTGTTACATGAGGGCAACATTGCCGAAATGCAAACAGGAGAAGGTAAAACATTGACGGCGACGTTACCACTTTATTTGAATGGTTTAACTGGGAAAGGGGTTTATTTAATCACCACGAATGACTATTTAGCGAAACGGGATTATCTGGAAATGAAACCGCTTTTCGAATGGTTAGGTTTGACCATCGCCTTAGGGTTTTCAGATTACTCGAATAATGAATACAAAGCTAAAGACAAACAGGTTGTTTACCGTCACGATATTATTTATACGACAGGTGGTCGCCTTGGATTTGACTATTTAATTGACAATTTAGCAGATAGTAAAGAAGGGAAATATTTACCGCCACTTTATTATGGGATTATTGACGAGGTCGATTCTATTATTTTAGACTCTGCACAAACACCACTTGTGATTTCTGGTGCACCTCGTTTGCAGTCTAATCTGTTTGGCGTTGTCAAAACATTTGTTGAAACATTGATTGAAGACCAACATTTTAAAATAAAAAAAACAAAAAAAGAAATTTGGCTTACACCACAAGGCATGGACGCAGCTAACGCTTATTTTGGGGTCGACAACATTTATGATGCGTCATACTTTGATCTTGTGCGTCATATTAATTTAGCGTTACGCGCGCGACATGTATTTGAAAACAATTATGATTACTTTGTCTTTCAAGGTGAAGTGGTATTAATTGACCGTATTACAGGACGTATGATGCCGGGGACCAAATTACAATCAGGGCTACATCAATCTATTGAAGCTAAAGAAGGTGTAGAGATTTCGAATGATATGAGTGTCATGGCGACAATTACTTTTCAACATTTATTTAAGTTATTTGAACGTTTTTCAGGGATGTCCGCGACGAGCCAACTTGGTGAAAAAGAATTTTTAGAACTTTATACGAAAATGGTCGTTCAAATTCCCACGCATCGACCGATTCAACGGAAAGATTTACCAGACCGTGTATTTAGAAGTATGGACGATAAAAAACATGAGATAATAGAAGAAGTAAAAGCGTTGCACGCGTCACAGCGACCCGTCCTGGTGATTACACGAACGGCCGAATTGGCAGAATATTTTTCATCGAAGTTTTTCGAGCTAGATATTCCTAACAACTTATTAATTGCTCAAAATGTAGCTAAAGAAGCACAAATGATTGCAGAAGCGGGCCAGTTAAGTGCTGTGACCGTTGCGACGAGTATGGCAGGACGGGGGACAGATATTAAGTTGGGTAAAGGTGTAAAAGCACTCGGTGGCTTAGCGGTCATCATATGTGAACATATGGAAAATAGTCGTGTCGATCGTCAACTGAGAGGACGTGCGGGAAGACAAGGAGATCCTGGGACGTCGCAAATCTATATTTCACTTGATGATTATATTCTCAAACGTTGGGGTGAGGGGAGTGCTGAGCGAATCGAGCGCTTTGCTCAATTTGATAATGAAACGTTGCAGCAGAGTCGCTTGTTTGAGCGGAGTATTCAGAAAATGGTACAACGTGCTCAACGTGTCGCTGAAGAGCAAGGGATGCAAGCGAGGGAGATGTCCAATGAGTATGAAAAAAGTATCAGTGTACAACGAGACTTGATTTATGCCGAACGCAATCGCATTTTAGATATGACGACAGTCGTACAACAGCAACTCGACGCTCTGGCAGAAGACGTTTTTCATGACATGTTGAGTCGAACAGTTGTGTCCGAATCTGTACTCATGGACTATATTTACAAAAATTTAAGTTTCCAATTTACAGATGATTTGTCTACACTCAATGTTAAAGATCTGAACACTGTGAAGCAATGTTTGGTTCAACAGTTTCAAATACGCATGAAACAACAACGAGGGCAGTTGAATGGATATTTTTATACGCAATTTGTCAAAAAAGTCATTTTAAAGGCGATTGATAGTAACTGGATTCAACAAGTGGATCATTTACAAAAGCTTAAAGGAAGTATCAATGCGCGTCAAAGTGGTAAGCGTAATACGACATTCGAATACCACCGCGTGGCTTTAGAATCTTTTGAAAAAATGACTGTAAGAATCAAAAAAGATATTGTGAAGTATCTTTGCCAAAGTATGACAAGTTTTGATGGTGATAACCGATTAATTGTACATTTTCCTAATTAG
- the asp3 gene encoding accessory Sec system protein Asp3 codes for MNAKHEFNIRWTEITVDSFMYGSHVSFTPFETIFKNELMPSGIIIHQWKMCSHFYDNQVTPTLPILKKHHPYRFYFDYEAVPAGSVYFKVVFKRRDGTILETQMIQGQEGEVVLSEGTASYDIQMINAASQILKFRRICIQEVGSVATSNTLTLSEIQNRDDTLPLRNLLFVESPGVCQDAIHPIKNCVMISEWETLTTDEIVVSLDEAIRSWDTLDALQWIGYHDQSNEIAYTMMKRLGGHAWVTLLHQEDKDDDMLHSHRVTVYRPKADVLTSALQVVQPLLNPSGHLYALATERLNGGER; via the coding sequence ATGAACGCAAAACATGAATTTAATATTCGATGGACGGAAATTACTGTGGACTCTTTTATGTATGGGTCTCATGTGTCTTTCACTCCGTTTGAAACGATTTTTAAAAATGAATTGATGCCCTCTGGAATTATCATTCATCAATGGAAGATGTGTAGCCATTTTTATGATAATCAAGTCACACCGACGTTACCTATTTTAAAGAAACATCATCCTTATCGCTTTTATTTTGATTATGAAGCCGTCCCTGCCGGAAGTGTTTATTTTAAAGTCGTATTTAAACGAAGAGACGGTACGATTTTGGAGACACAAATGATTCAAGGTCAAGAGGGTGAGGTTGTTTTAAGTGAAGGAACAGCAAGCTATGATATTCAAATGATCAATGCGGCATCTCAAATACTAAAATTTCGCCGGATTTGTATTCAAGAAGTTGGAAGTGTAGCCACATCAAATACTTTGACACTGAGTGAGATACAAAATCGGGATGATACGTTACCGTTGCGCAATCTTTTGTTTGTTGAATCACCAGGCGTGTGTCAAGATGCGATACATCCGATTAAAAATTGTGTGATGATTTCCGAATGGGAGACGTTGACCACTGATGAGATTGTTGTGTCACTTGATGAAGCAATTCGGTCATGGGACACGCTGGATGCACTTCAATGGATAGGGTATCATGATCAATCAAATGAAATCGCATATACCATGATGAAGCGATTAGGCGGGCATGCATGGGTGACATTGCTTCATCAAGAAGATAAAGATGACGACATGCTTCATAGTCATCGTGTGACAGTGTATCGTCCAAAGGCGGACGTGCTGACTTCTGCATTGCAAGTGGTACAACCTTTATTAAACCCGAGTGGTCATTTATATGCTTTAGCGACAGAACGGTTGAATGGAGGGGAGCGATGA
- the asp2 gene encoding accessory Sec system protein Asp2 has translation MSKFRLLQIGGQSLEPHYTDRNRCEFEYLDLLSVSCDEAFFASFQKKATYDIVFVQSAYSAELMALLKCVSVPYNTLIDYHQWGSAFQQETIVRERLIRPFYYESPEACVEKILALSFSEQYGDRISPANALVDRHFNGSIIYEGNDALVLTGHFGDTFQPIITWKMYLFYDGGKVNEIWPEYTCTGDVDIRFTFRLVDTEDMNHISRTFVLDRTNLDQPLSIPSQGKDAFVLISAEAKGTGTLRMGAFHKRWSRMDLGAFILGGERYVDPYREEFIHYFDPRDFKPPLAVYFSGYRTAEGFEGYYMMREFKCPFLLIADLRLEGGAFYMGSSHFEAQIVKVIKEKLDFLGFKEDELIISGLSMGSFGALYYGAQIEPGAIIVGKPLVNIGNIATDMRLRRPEEFGTALDILMKNEKAVDHAAAQRLNQKFWHTFQQAHLKETTVAVSYMEDDDYDLNAFDMLLPVLTKKHVHVMSRSIPGRHNDDTLTINSWFINFYKMILEKRYGRVMHERKT, from the coding sequence ATGAGTAAATTTAGACTATTACAAATTGGGGGTCAAAGTTTAGAACCGCATTATACAGATAGAAACAGGTGTGAATTTGAATATTTAGATTTACTATCAGTGTCATGTGATGAGGCATTCTTTGCATCGTTTCAAAAGAAGGCGACGTATGATATTGTCTTCGTGCAGTCCGCATATTCAGCGGAACTGATGGCACTATTGAAATGTGTATCTGTTCCGTACAATACTCTGATTGATTATCATCAGTGGGGAAGTGCGTTTCAGCAAGAAACAATCGTTCGAGAGCGTCTTATTCGCCCCTTCTATTATGAATCTCCTGAAGCATGTGTGGAAAAGATACTCGCATTATCATTTTCCGAGCAGTATGGAGACAGGATTTCCCCTGCAAACGCATTGGTCGATCGGCATTTTAATGGGTCGATTATATACGAAGGGAATGATGCCCTTGTATTGACAGGTCATTTTGGAGACACGTTTCAGCCGATTATCACATGGAAAATGTATTTGTTCTATGATGGCGGGAAGGTGAATGAAATTTGGCCGGAATATACATGCACGGGCGATGTTGACATCCGTTTTACGTTTCGTTTAGTTGATACCGAAGATATGAATCATATTAGCAGGACGTTCGTGTTAGACCGTACGAATTTAGACCAACCGTTATCTATACCGAGTCAAGGCAAAGATGCTTTTGTATTGATAAGTGCTGAAGCGAAAGGAACGGGCACATTGCGAATGGGGGCGTTTCATAAAAGATGGTCTCGCATGGATTTAGGAGCATTTATTTTAGGGGGTGAACGTTATGTCGATCCCTATCGCGAAGAATTTATTCATTATTTTGATCCTAGAGATTTTAAGCCCCCATTAGCGGTTTATTTTAGTGGTTATCGAACGGCGGAAGGTTTTGAAGGATACTATATGATGCGTGAATTCAAATGTCCTTTTCTTTTAATTGCTGATCTGAGATTAGAAGGCGGTGCTTTTTATATGGGTTCTTCTCATTTTGAAGCACAGATTGTTAAGGTGATTAAGGAAAAATTGGATTTTTTAGGATTTAAGGAAGATGAATTGATTATATCTGGGTTGTCGATGGGATCTTTTGGTGCGTTGTATTATGGAGCGCAGATAGAACCGGGAGCAATCATCGTGGGTAAGCCTTTGGTGAATATTGGAAATATTGCCACGGATATGCGTTTGAGACGGCCTGAGGAGTTTGGAACAGCACTCGATATTTTAATGAAAAATGAAAAGGCGGTCGATCATGCGGCGGCACAACGATTGAATCAAAAGTTTTGGCATACATTCCAACAAGCGCATTTAAAAGAAACGACCGTGGCAGTATCGTATATGGAAGATGATGACTATGATTTGAATGCGTTTGACATGCTGTTACCTGTCCTGACGAAGAAACATGTGCATGTCATGAGTCGAAGTATACCAGGACGCCATAATGATGATACACTGACGATTAACAGTTGGTTTATTAATTTTTATAAGATGATTCTTGAAAAGCGGTATGGGAGGGTAATGCATGAACGCAAAACATGA